One Helicobacter cetorum MIT 00-7128 DNA window includes the following coding sequences:
- a CDS encoding outer membrane family protein produces the protein MKNNVTSVKNIATLIILFSQMEAFDLGKIAKVKAGAESFSKIGFNNKPINTNKGLYPTETFMTIMAYMQLDFNELLPKNATANGHHLEGSLGGWGGAIIYDSTKDFINEVTGKPYGAMGWNYVGMWAGLVGQKSWNCGLATGNLTQGAYNNMTQAQMTQMSDKEALQASSCAQTMANHTRNYVIYNAYLHYKYKDIFEFRGGRYESPADYMSGYTQGFDMTLNLGRFKFWWFSSFGRGFAYNEWLYNFYSPKTYTLANGKVINPGVHAFYATWSYKGFMIQPFFYFSPANEYSPNFTITYDSNPHFHGLGFRSQTDITLLNPIYPKRYWDTYQFGMLAGTHGNSLMIKQKFEWNEYNFGAGIYKAWGNANWMIGYHGNRLGFDFWTNSVYANTINSLSYMMDADAFTVFAFGGGVHRRLVWGLLGRLTYGPRANEQSLALNLGYKFSKNFSADIKFEYYNVLMHQGYKMGWNGPKLDSQPATDQDRSHIFTELVWKL, from the coding sequence ATGAAAAATAATGTTACATCTGTTAAAAATATAGCAACACTAATTATATTATTCTCTCAAATGGAAGCTTTTGATTTAGGCAAGATTGCCAAAGTCAAAGCTGGTGCTGAATCCTTTTCTAAAATCGGTTTCAATAACAAACCTATCAATACCAACAAGGGGCTTTACCCTACTGAAACTTTTATGACTATCATGGCTTACATGCAATTAGATTTTAACGAGTTATTGCCTAAAAACGCTACAGCCAATGGGCACCATTTAGAAGGGAGCTTAGGGGGTTGGGGTGGAGCCATTATCTATGATAGCACTAAAGACTTTATCAACGAAGTAACCGGCAAGCCCTATGGAGCTATGGGGTGGAACTATGTGGGTATGTGGGCAGGACTTGTAGGGCAAAAATCTTGGAACTGCGGTTTAGCCACAGGGAATTTAACGCAAGGTGCATATAATAATATGACACAAGCTCAGATGACCCAAATGTCTGATAAAGAGGCCTTACAAGCCTCTAGTTGTGCGCAAACTATGGCTAATCACACTAGAAACTATGTGATTTATAACGCTTACTTGCATTATAAATATAAAGATATTTTTGAATTTAGGGGCGGAAGATACGAATCTCCTGCAGATTATATGTCTGGCTATACACAAGGATTTGATATGACCCTAAATTTAGGACGCTTTAAGTTTTGGTGGTTTAGCTCTTTTGGGCGTGGCTTTGCTTACAACGAATGGCTCTATAATTTCTATTCGCCCAAAACCTACACCTTAGCTAATGGTAAAGTTATCAATCCCGGGGTGCATGCCTTTTATGCTACTTGGAGTTATAAGGGTTTTATGATTCAACCCTTTTTCTATTTTTCCCCTGCTAATGAATATAGCCCAAACTTTACCATTACTTATGATAGCAACCCCCACTTTCATGGCTTGGGGTTTCGCTCACAAACTGACATTACCTTGCTAAATCCTATCTATCCTAAGCGCTATTGGGACACTTATCAATTCGGCATGTTAGCAGGAACGCATGGTAATAGCTTGATGATTAAGCAAAAGTTTGAGTGGAATGAATACAACTTTGGCGCAGGTATTTATAAGGCTTGGGGGAATGCCAACTGGATGATAGGCTATCATGGTAACCGCTTAGGCTTTGACTTTTGGACTAATAGCGTGTATGCAAATACCATTAACTCACTTTCTTACATGATGGATGCAGATGCTTTTACCGTATTTGCCTTTGGTGGTGGCGTGCATAGAAGACTTGTTTGGGGGTTGCTAGGGCGTTTAACCTATGGGCCAAGAGCCAATGAGCAAAGTTTAGCGCTCAACTTGGGGTATAAATTCTCCAAAAACTTCTCTGCTGATATTAAATTTGAATATTATAATGTATTAATGCATCAAGGGTATAAAATGGGTTGGAATGGGCCAAAGCTAGATAGCCAACCCGCCACAGACCAAGATAGAAGTCATATCTTTACTGAATTAGTATGGAAACTCTAA
- a CDS encoding aminotransferase class I/II-fold pyridoxal phosphate-dependent enzyme, whose protein sequence is MFSKELRALHRFKRYRKRELFDFSLKDYASNDYLGLSTQKGLLEDVFKQLQTFDTHSPKASMLVNGYHPLHASLEEKLANLFNFESALLVGSGFLGNLALIDTLIVKNALLFMDEHYHASGVFSTKNKLKQSTFFQHNNAKDLENKLANASKDKLKFVAIEGVYSMDASIAPLSIYEIVKKTPNTFLIIDEAHSFGAIGKSLLGFLEHHNITERKNIIKLSTFSKALASYGACILASKEVIEFLINRAKSVIYTTALSLLDTALSLAHLEYFLTHQQELKTALKEHQQVIFDTLGITMLAGFFTLPFKNNDDLLKAHAHLKEKGFLAGAIRPPTTSKPLLRISLSLKNSLEDTLRLGTILQNLPHYQH, encoded by the coding sequence ATGTTTTCTAAAGAGTTGCGTGCCTTGCATCGTTTCAAGCGCTATCGCAAAAGAGAGTTATTTGACTTTTCTTTAAAAGATTATGCCTCTAATGACTACTTGGGTTTAAGCACTCAAAAAGGCTTGCTTGAAGATGTTTTTAAGCAACTTCAAACCTTTGATACTCACTCCCCAAAAGCCTCCATGCTTGTGAATGGTTACCACCCCTTGCATGCTAGTTTGGAAGAAAAACTAGCCAATCTCTTTAACTTTGAAAGTGCTCTTTTAGTAGGGAGTGGTTTTTTAGGCAATTTAGCCTTAATAGATACTCTCATAGTTAAAAATGCCCTATTATTTATGGACGAGCATTACCATGCAAGCGGAGTTTTTAGCACCAAAAACAAACTTAAGCAAAGCACTTTTTTTCAACATAATAATGCTAAAGATTTAGAAAATAAACTCGCTAATGCCTCTAAAGATAAGCTAAAATTTGTCGCTATTGAAGGCGTGTATTCTATGGATGCAAGTATTGCTCCTTTAAGCATTTATGAAATCGTAAAAAAAACTCCCAACACTTTCTTAATAATAGATGAGGCTCATAGCTTTGGTGCGATTGGCAAAAGTCTATTAGGATTTTTAGAACACCACAACATTACAGAGCGAAAAAATATTATCAAACTTAGCACTTTTTCTAAAGCGCTTGCAAGCTATGGAGCTTGTATCTTAGCCTCAAAAGAGGTGATAGAATTTCTAATCAATCGGGCTAAAAGCGTGATTTACACTACCGCATTAAGCTTGCTAGATACCGCTTTAAGTTTAGCGCATTTAGAATACTTCCTAACACACCAACAAGAGTTAAAAACCGCCCTTAAAGAGCACCAACAAGTCATTTTTGACACTTTAGGCATCACTATGCTTGCTGGGTTTTTCACTCTACCCTTTAAGAATAATGATGATTTATTAAAAGCCCATGCCCATTTAAAAGAAAAAGGGTTTTTAGCAGGAGCGATTCGCCCCCCTACGACTTCTAAACCCCTTTTGCGTATCTCTTTGTCTCTCAAAAATAGCTTAGAAGATACTTTAAGGCTAGGCACTATTCTTCAAAACTTACCCCATTATCAACATTAA
- a CDS encoding YraN family protein has product MRFLNNKHREKGLKAEEEACDFLKTLGFEIIERNFFSRFGEIDIIAFKRGVLHFVEVKSGKNFEPIYAITPKKMKKIIKTIRYYLSQKDPNSDFCIDALIVKNGNFELVENITF; this is encoded by the coding sequence ATGAGATTTTTAAATAACAAACATAGAGAAAAAGGCTTAAAAGCTGAAGAAGAGGCTTGTGATTTTTTAAAAACACTAGGATTTGAAATCATAGAGAGAAATTTCTTCTCAAGATTTGGTGAGATTGATATTATTGCTTTTAAAAGAGGGGTTTTACATTTTGTTGAGGTTAAAAGTGGGAAAAACTTTGAGCCTATTTATGCGATTACACCTAAAAAAATGAAAAAAATAATCAAAACTATTCGTTATTATTTGTCTCAAAAAGACCCCAATAGTGATTTTTGTATTGACGCTCTTATTGTGAAAAATGGTAATTTTGAGTTGGTAGAAAATATCACTTTTTAG
- the trxB gene encoding thioredoxin-disulfide reductase — translation MLDCAIIGGGPAGLSAGLYATRGGVKNVVLFEKGMPGGQITGSSEIENYPGVKEVLSGLDFMQPWQEQCFRFGLKHEMTAIQRVSKKDSHFVIHAEDGKTFEAKSVIIATGGSPKRTGIKGESEFWGKGVSTCATCDGFFYKNKEVAVLGGGDTAVEEAIYLANICKKVYLIHRRDGFRCAPITLEHAKKNDKIEFLTPYVVEEIKGDSAGVSSLSIKNTATNETRELVVPGIFVFVGYDVNNAVLKQVDGSMLCKCDEYGSVIVDLSMKTDVQGLFAAGDIRIFAPKQVVCAASDGATAALGVISYLENH, via the coding sequence ATGTTAGATTGCGCTATTATTGGAGGTGGTCCTGCAGGATTGAGTGCGGGACTTTATGCGACTAGAGGTGGGGTTAAAAATGTCGTGCTGTTTGAAAAGGGCATGCCCGGTGGGCAAATCACAGGCAGTAGCGAGATTGAGAACTATCCGGGTGTTAAGGAAGTTTTGAGCGGACTAGATTTTATGCAACCATGGCAAGAGCAATGCTTTCGCTTTGGCTTAAAGCATGAAATGACAGCCATTCAAAGAGTTTCTAAAAAAGATTCTCATTTTGTTATTCATGCAGAAGATGGTAAGACTTTTGAGGCTAAGAGTGTGATTATTGCTACTGGTGGTAGCCCTAAGCGCACCGGCATTAAAGGAGAGTCAGAATTTTGGGGTAAAGGCGTAAGCACTTGTGCCACATGCGATGGCTTTTTTTACAAGAATAAAGAAGTAGCCGTGCTTGGCGGTGGAGATACTGCTGTAGAAGAGGCGATTTACTTGGCTAATATCTGCAAAAAAGTTTATCTCATTCACAGAAGAGATGGCTTTAGATGTGCGCCTATCACTTTAGAGCATGCCAAAAAGAATGATAAAATTGAATTTCTAACCCCTTATGTGGTAGAAGAAATCAAGGGCGATAGTGCTGGCGTATCTTCTTTAAGTATTAAAAATACCGCTACTAACGAAACAAGGGAATTGGTTGTGCCGGGTATCTTTGTTTTTGTGGGTTATGATGTGAATAACGCTGTATTAAAACAAGTTGATGGCTCAATGCTATGTAAGTGTGATGAATATGGCTCTGTAATTGTAGATTTATCCATGAAAACAGATGTTCAAGGTTTATTTGCAGCAGGGGATATTCGTATTTTTGCGCCTAAGCAAGTGGTTTGTGCGGCAAGTGATGGTGCGACTGCAGCATTGGGTGTTATTTCTTATTTGGAAAATCATTAA
- a CDS encoding helix-turn-helix domain-containing protein → MEKRIDNLCAKIDALLEQQRKVFVLLENTLSTRMWLAPQEALFTSLIKPSETSLGASHRFLRGVSEEIELAPELSKEDEEKRLFILEHLGHVDITRNKQDPNSKKDCLEFIQQYNIPKPLIVTVLYNVKGIKPTKKEVSRQLQKLYVWEKRYQKGGIDALKDRRGRPLNS, encoded by the coding sequence ATGGAAAAGAGAATAGATAATTTATGCGCCAAAATAGATGCGCTATTGGAACAGCAAAGGAAAGTGTTTGTATTGCTAGAAAATACTTTAAGCACTCGTATGTGGCTTGCACCACAAGAGGCATTATTTACTAGTTTAATCAAACCTAGTGAGACCTCTTTGGGGGCTAGTCATAGGTTTTTAAGAGGCGTTAGTGAAGAGATAGAGTTAGCGCCAGAGTTATCCAAAGAAGATGAAGAAAAGCGTCTTTTTATTTTAGAGCATTTAGGGCATGTGGATATTACTAGGAATAAGCAAGACCCAAACTCCAAAAAAGATTGCTTGGAGTTTATCCAACAATATAATATTCCTAAGCCCCTTATTGTTACCGTTCTTTATAATGTTAAGGGGATTAAACCGACTAAAAAAGAAGTTTCTAGGCAGTTGCAAAAACTCTATGTATGGGAAAAGCGTTATCAAAAAGGTGGGATAGATGCCCTAAAAGATAGGCGAGGAAGACCCCTTAATTCTTAG
- a CDS encoding iron-sulfur cluster assembly scaffold protein NifU has translation MAKHDLVGGALWDAYSKEVQRRMDNPTHLGVLTEEQAKEKNAKLIVADYGAEACGDAVRLYWLVDENTDTIIDAKFKSFGCGTAIASSDMMVELCLGKKVQEAVKITNLDVEKGLRDNPDTPAVPGQKMHCSVMAYDVIKQAAGLYLGKNAEDFEEEIIVCECARVSLSTLREVIKLNDLKTIEEITNYTKAGGFCGSCIRPGGHEARDYYLVDILKEVREEMEAEKLKATANKSQNGELAFREMTMVQKIKAVDKVIDENIRPMLMMDGGDMEILDIKESDDYIDVYIRYIGACDGCMSATTGTLFAIENALQELLDRNIRVLPI, from the coding sequence ATGGCAAAACACGATTTAGTTGGTGGGGCATTATGGGATGCGTATTCTAAAGAAGTGCAAAGGCGTATGGATAACCCTACGCATTTAGGAGTTTTAACAGAGGAGCAAGCTAAGGAAAAAAACGCAAAGCTTATTGTGGCAGATTATGGTGCAGAGGCTTGTGGAGACGCAGTGAGATTGTATTGGCTTGTAGATGAAAATACAGACACGATTATTGATGCGAAGTTTAAGAGCTTTGGTTGTGGGACAGCGATTGCAAGCTCTGATATGATGGTTGAATTATGTTTGGGTAAGAAAGTCCAAGAGGCAGTAAAAATCACTAATTTAGATGTAGAAAAAGGCTTAAGAGATAACCCAGATACCCCAGCAGTTCCGGGGCAAAAAATGCACTGCTCAGTTATGGCTTATGATGTGATTAAGCAAGCTGCGGGTTTATACTTGGGCAAAAATGCCGAGGATTTTGAAGAAGAAATCATTGTGTGTGAGTGTGCTAGAGTAAGCTTAAGCACTCTAAGAGAAGTAATCAAGCTCAATGACTTAAAAACGATTGAAGAAATTACCAACTACACAAAAGCTGGTGGCTTTTGTGGGAGCTGTATTAGACCCGGTGGGCATGAGGCTAGAGATTATTACTTGGTAGATATTCTCAAAGAAGTGCGTGAAGAAATGGAGGCTGAAAAACTTAAGGCTACAGCTAATAAATCTCAAAATGGAGAATTGGCTTTTAGAGAAATGACTATGGTGCAAAAGATTAAGGCAGTGGATAAAGTCATTGATGAAAATATCCGCCCCATGCTAATGATGGATGGGGGAGATATGGAGATTTTAGACATTAAAGAAAGCGATGACTACATTGATGTGTATATCCGCTACATAGGCGCATGCGATGGGTGCATGAGTGCTACTACAGGAACTTTATTTGCTATTGAAAACGCTTTGCAAGAGCTATTAGATAGAAACATTAGAGTGTTGCCAATCTAA
- the trxA gene encoding thioredoxin produces MSHYIELTQENFESTIKEGVALVDFWAPWCGPCKMLSPVIDELASEYENKAKICKVNTDEEEELSAKFGIRSIPTILFMKNGEVVHQLIGAQTKVALKEQLDKLLG; encoded by the coding sequence ATGAGTCATTATATTGAATTAACTCAAGAAAATTTTGAAAGCACTATTAAAGAGGGTGTTGCGTTGGTAGATTTTTGGGCTCCATGGTGTGGACCTTGTAAGATGTTATCCCCTGTGATTGATGAATTAGCTAGTGAGTATGAAAATAAAGCTAAAATTTGCAAAGTCAATACCGATGAAGAAGAAGAGCTTTCAGCTAAGTTTGGCATTAGAAGTATCCCTACTATTTTATTTATGAAAAATGGTGAGGTGGTTCATCAACTTATTGGCGCACAAACTAAGGTTGCCCTAAAAGAGCAACTAGATAAACTTTTAGGTTAA
- a CDS encoding YbhB/YbcL family Raf kinase inhibitor-like protein: MQFFSVCIETDPKGYLDAKFGGNAPKEFLNENGLPTYSPKISWQKIENAKSYALELIDHDAQQVCGMTFIHWVVGNISNNVLEENASIMNKEIIQGVNSLTQGFVRSTLNESEKQHSNANNSVYIGPMPPNGDHHYLIQVYALDIPKLELQPFFFLGDLHDKMRGHIIAMGRTEFLYKQCIR; the protein is encoded by the coding sequence ATGCAATTTTTTAGCGTATGTATAGAAACTGACCCTAAAGGCTATTTAGATGCCAAGTTTGGTGGGAATGCCCCTAAAGAATTTTTAAATGAAAATGGCTTACCCACTTATTCGCCTAAAATTTCATGGCAAAAGATAGAAAATGCTAAAAGCTATGCTTTAGAGCTTATAGACCATGATGCCCAACAAGTGTGTGGCATGACTTTTATTCATTGGGTTGTAGGCAATATTTCTAACAATGTTTTAGAAGAAAACGCTTCAATAATGAATAAAGAAATCATTCAAGGGGTCAATTCGCTCACTCAAGGCTTTGTGCGTTCAACTCTTAATGAAAGTGAAAAACAACATTCTAATGCAAATAATAGTGTCTATATTGGTCCTATGCCCCCTAATGGCGATCATCATTACCTTATCCAAGTGTATGCTCTAGACATTCCTAAACTTGAATTACAACCCTTTTTTTTCTTAGGCGATTTGCATGACAAAATGCGTGGTCATATTATTGCTATGGGAAGAACAGAATTTTTATATAAACAATGTATTAGATAA
- a CDS encoding transglycosylase domain-containing protein: protein MLKKIFYTFMAIIFIALGASIILIMQVWVSTDKDIAKIKDYHPSIASQILDRKGRLVANVYDKEFRFYAHFNEIPARLVESLLAVEDTLFFEHGGINLDAIMRAVIKNAKSGRYTEGGSTLTQQLVKNMVLTREKTLTRKLKEAIISLRIEKVLSKEEILERYLNQTFFGHGYYGVKTASLGYFKKPLDKLSLKEIAMLVSLPRAPSFYDPTKNLDFSLARANDIIRRLYSLGWISSTELKHALGEVPIVYNESTTQNSAPYVVDEVLKQLDHLDGLRTKGYTIKLTLDLDYQRLALESLRFGHQRMLEKIAQERSKDKKKDNDPQEELEDNLNASMVVTDTQSGKILALVGGIDYKKSAFNRATQAKRQFGSAIKPFIYQIAFDNGYSTTSKIPDVARNFENANRTTDSTQNHAWHPSNYSRNFLGLVTLQEALSHSLNLATINLSDQLGFEKVYNSLSDMGFKNLPKDLSIVLGSFVISPLDAAQQYSLFSNYGLMLKPMLIESITNSSGETKTFTPLEIKRTTSKEQAFLTLSALINTVENGTGKQARLHNIEVAGKTGTSNNNIDAWFIGFTPTIQSVIWFGRDNNTPIGKKATGGVVSTPVYAHFMRNILAIEPSLKRKFDVPLNVRKEIIDKIPYYSTSPIISTPKEENNTDERLLF from the coding sequence ATGTTAAAAAAAATTTTTTATACCTTTATGGCAATCATTTTCATTGCTCTTGGTGCATCTATTATTCTTATTATGCAAGTTTGGGTTAGCACTGATAAAGATATTGCTAAAATTAAGGACTACCACCCTAGTATTGCCTCACAGATTTTAGATAGAAAAGGGCGTTTAGTTGCTAATGTTTATGATAAAGAGTTTCGTTTCTATGCCCATTTTAATGAAATCCCTGCTAGATTAGTTGAAAGCTTGCTGGCTGTAGAAGACACGCTCTTTTTTGAGCATGGAGGGATTAATTTGGATGCGATTATGCGTGCTGTAATTAAGAATGCCAAAAGCGGGCGCTATACTGAGGGAGGTAGCACTCTAACCCAACAATTAGTTAAAAACATGGTGCTTACACGAGAAAAGACCCTTACTAGAAAACTCAAAGAGGCGATTATATCCTTGCGTATTGAAAAGGTTTTAAGCAAGGAAGAAATTTTGGAGCGCTATTTGAATCAAACTTTCTTTGGGCATGGATATTATGGGGTAAAAACGGCAAGCTTAGGGTATTTTAAAAAGCCACTTGATAAACTCAGCCTTAAAGAAATTGCTATGCTAGTATCCCTACCTCGTGCCCCAAGCTTTTATGACCCCACAAAAAATTTAGATTTTTCACTCGCACGAGCTAATGACATTATAAGACGCTTGTATTCTTTAGGCTGGATTTCTTCTACAGAATTAAAACATGCATTAGGCGAAGTGCCTATTGTATATAATGAAAGCACTACACAAAATAGCGCCCCTTATGTCGTAGATGAAGTGCTTAAGCAACTAGACCATTTAGATGGTCTAAGAACCAAAGGTTATACCATTAAGCTTACTTTAGATTTAGATTACCAACGCTTAGCTTTAGAATCTTTGCGCTTTGGACATCAAAGAATGCTAGAAAAAATTGCCCAAGAGCGCTCTAAGGACAAAAAAAAAGATAATGACCCCCAAGAAGAATTAGAAGACAATCTCAACGCTAGTATGGTTGTTACTGACACTCAAAGTGGTAAAATCCTTGCTCTAGTAGGCGGAATTGATTACAAAAAAAGCGCTTTTAATCGTGCCACTCAAGCCAAGCGACAATTTGGAAGTGCTATCAAGCCTTTCATTTATCAAATCGCTTTTGATAATGGCTATTCTACCACTTCTAAAATTCCTGATGTAGCTAGAAACTTTGAGAACGCTAATCGCACCACCGATAGCACCCAAAACCATGCATGGCATCCTAGCAATTATTCACGCAATTTCTTAGGGCTTGTAACTTTACAAGAGGCTTTAAGCCACTCTTTAAATCTAGCAACCATAAATTTAAGCGACCAACTTGGCTTTGAAAAAGTCTATAATTCTTTAAGTGATATGGGTTTTAAAAATCTTCCAAAAGATTTGTCTATTGTATTAGGAAGTTTTGTCATTTCGCCCCTTGATGCCGCACAACAATATTCGCTTTTTTCTAATTATGGTTTAATGCTTAAGCCCATGCTTATTGAAAGCATTACAAATTCTAGTGGCGAAACTAAAACTTTCACACCCCTTGAAATCAAGCGCACGACTTCTAAAGAACAAGCCTTTTTGACCCTTTCAGCACTAATCAACACGGTGGAAAATGGCACCGGCAAACAAGCTCGTTTGCATAATATTGAAGTGGCAGGAAAAACAGGAACTTCCAACAATAATATAGATGCTTGGTTTATTGGCTTTACCCCAACTATACAAAGCGTGATTTGGTTTGGCAGAGATAATAACACACCTATTGGTAAAAAGGCTACAGGTGGGGTAGTGAGCACACCGGTATATGCGCATTTTATGCGTAATATCCTAGCTATTGAGCCATCATTAAAAAGGAAGTTTGATGTCCCTTTGAATGTGCGTAAAGAAATTATAGACAAAATCCCCTACTACTCTACTTCCCCTATTATCTCCACACCAAAAGAAGAAAATAACACCGATGAGCGCCTGCTCTTCTAA
- a CDS encoding NifS family cysteine desulfurase yields the protein MLQQRIYLDNNATTKIDPKVKEIMEPFLTEHYGNPSSLHKFGTETHPVIAEALDKLYAGINARDVDDVVITSCATESNNWVLKGVYFDECLKKGKNHIITTVAEHPAVRATCSFLESLGVEVTYLPINEHGRVSAERVKEAITPKTALVSVMWANNETGLIFPIEEIGAICKEKGVLFHTDAVQAIGKIPVDVVKANVDFLSFSAHKFHGPKGIGGLYIRSGVELTPLFHGGEHMRGRRSGTLNVPYIVGMGEAMKLAIEHLDYEREVVGKLRDKLEDALLQIPDVMVVGDRIHRVPNTTLVSVRGIEGEAMLWDLNRANIAASTGSACASEDLEANPVMVAIGASKELAHTAIRLSLSRFTTEAEIDKTIEVFSKATTRLRNISSSY from the coding sequence GTGTTACAACAACGAATATATTTAGATAACAACGCTACGACCAAAATTGACCCCAAAGTCAAAGAAATTATGGAGCCATTTTTAACAGAGCATTATGGAAATCCTAGCTCTTTGCATAAATTTGGCACTGAAACTCACCCCGTGATAGCTGAGGCTTTAGACAAGCTTTATGCAGGCATTAATGCTAGAGATGTAGATGATGTAGTTATCACTTCTTGTGCGACAGAAAGTAATAATTGGGTTTTAAAGGGCGTGTATTTTGATGAATGCTTAAAAAAAGGCAAGAATCATATTATTACAACCGTTGCAGAGCATCCGGCTGTTAGGGCGACTTGTAGTTTTTTAGAAAGTTTGGGAGTAGAAGTTACTTACTTGCCTATCAATGAGCATGGGAGAGTTTCTGCAGAGCGGGTCAAAGAGGCAATAACACCTAAAACTGCTTTAGTGAGCGTGATGTGGGCTAATAATGAAACGGGTCTTATTTTTCCTATTGAAGAAATTGGGGCTATTTGTAAAGAAAAAGGCGTGTTATTTCATACTGACGCTGTGCAAGCCATTGGCAAAATTCCGGTAGATGTAGTGAAAGCTAATGTGGATTTTCTCTCTTTTAGCGCTCACAAATTCCATGGGCCAAAAGGTATTGGAGGGCTATATATTAGAAGTGGGGTAGAATTAACCCCTCTTTTTCATGGCGGAGAACATATGCGAGGCAGACGCAGTGGGACTTTGAATGTGCCTTATATTGTGGGCATGGGGGAGGCTATGAAACTAGCCATAGAGCATTTGGACTATGAAAGAGAAGTGGTAGGAAAATTGCGTGATAAATTAGAAGACGCTCTTTTACAAATTCCTGATGTTATGGTTGTGGGCGATAGGATTCATCGTGTGCCTAATACAACTTTAGTTAGCGTAAGAGGGATTGAAGGAGAGGCTATGCTGTGGGATTTAAATCGTGCCAATATCGCTGCCTCAACCGGAAGTGCGTGTGCGAGCGAGGATTTAGAGGCAAATCCGGTAATGGTAGCCATTGGGGCTAGTAAAGAATTAGCTCATACGGCAATTAGATTATCATTGAGTCGTTTTACAACTGAGGCTGAAATTGATAAAACCATTGAAGTCTTTTCTAAAGCAACAACAAGATTAAGAAATATTTCAAGTTCTTATTAA